Proteins found in one Quercus robur chromosome 2, dhQueRobu3.1, whole genome shotgun sequence genomic segment:
- the LOC126714988 gene encoding zinc finger AN1 domain-containing stress-associated protein 12, with protein sequence MGGGTEAFPDLGQHCQNPDCNQLDFLPFKCDGCQKVFCVEHRSYKAHECPKSDHNSRKVVVCETCSMSIETTGRDGEDEKAMLEKHEKSGNCDPKKKKKPTCPVRRCKEILTFSNTSTCKTCQLNVCLKHRFPADHVCKKAAAAATVVKGNGRWNDRFLAAMASRNGKDCGSKSGHGSASTPSTPSSVKAY encoded by the exons ATGGGAGGAGGAACAGAAGCTTTTCCTGATTTGGGTCAACATTGCCAAAACCCAGATTGCAATCAACTCGATTTTTTACCTTTCAAATGCGACGGTTGTCAAAAG GTGTTTTGTGTGGAACATAGATCTTATAAGGCCCACGAGTGTCCAAAATCCGACCATAATAGCAGAAAGGTTGTTGTTTGTGAGACTTGTTCGATGTCTATTGAGACAACAGGACGAGATGGTGAGGACGAGAAGGCTATGTTGGAGAAGCATGAGAAGTCAGGTAATTGTGAccccaagaagaagaagaaaccaacGTGTCCTGTTAGGCGGTGCAAGGAAATATTGACCTTTTCGAATACAAGTACGTGCAAGACTTGCCAATTGAACGTGTGCTTGAAGCATCGATTCCCGGCTGACCATGTGTGCAAAAAGGCAGCAGCAGCGGCTACTGTGGTGAAGGGTAATGGAAGATGGAATGATAGGTTTTTGGCTGCTATGGCTTCGAGGAATGGAAAAGATTGTGGAAGCAAGAGTGGACATGGTTCTGCGTCTACTCCCAGTACACCTTCATCTGTTAAAGCATATTGA
- the LOC126714987 gene encoding uncharacterized protein LOC126714987: MSKPRVTITLGRSGGQVVKGEGNRSGYAHAHPRANGSKWSREERYRSNANGFWSPNKRQQSNGINRGRGDIGVHDSRMNPNDLRLKLINKRNMKRIPRVFEERRKMDQSQKLSKTIQPARHNMQQQRSELKGRAFLWRTPATERPRSPNRNLKPSRGLSPQRNFNELHQVPSLRAADNSRTRWFLSNDGASRPTGPLTVKGPDTSELVMQLTPIGGIGQKSFHSVEESHTVPSLLQSLGLGKYSIHFRAEEVDMTALKQMGDKDLKDMGIPMGPRKKILLALWPHSRREQP; the protein is encoded by the exons ATGTCCAAGCCACGTGTCACCATCACTCTCGGCCGCTCTGGTGGTCAG GTAGTAAAGGGGGAAGGAAATAGATCAGGCTATGCCCACGCACATCCTAGAGCTAATGGAAGCAAATGGTCCAGGGAAGAAAGATATAGGAGTAACGCCAATGGTTTTTGGTCCCCGAACAAGCG GCAGCAAAGTAATGGTATCAATCGGGGTCGTGGTGACATTGGAGTGCATG attccCGGATGAATCCAAATGATCTGCGTTTGAAACtgataaacaaaagaaatatgaaGCGAATTCCAAGGGTttttgaagagagaagaaagatggACCAAAGTCAAAAGTTGTCAAAAACTATTCAGCCTGCAAGGCATAACATGCAGCAGCAAAGGTCTGAATTAAAAGGACGTGCTTTTTTGTGGCGAACACCAGCCACAGAACGACCTAGATCCCCAAATAGAAATCTGAAACCTTCTAGGGGACTCTCACCACAAAGAAATTTCAATGAGCTGCACCAAGTACCATCGCTAAGGGCAGCTGATAATTCAAGAACTAGATGGTTTTTAAGCAATGATGGTGCTTCTAGGCCAACAGGACCTCTAACTGTCAAAGGTCCTGATACTTCAGAGCTAGTTATGCAGCTTACACCAATAGGTGGCATTGGGCAGAAAAGTTTTCATTCA GTGGAGGAATCTCACACTGTCCCTAGCCTGTTGCAGTCGCTTGGTTTGGGGAAATATAGCATTCATTTCCGGGCTGAAGAG GTGGACATGACTGCATTGAAGCAGATGGGTGATAAGGACCTCAAAGATATGGGGATACCAATG GGACCGAGGAAGAAGATTCTTCTTGCTCTGTGGCCTCATTCCAGACGAGAACAACCATAG
- the LOC126714989 gene encoding ferredoxin-thioredoxin reductase catalytic chain, chloroplastic encodes MAMMTTTTTLQVQAQASSSFAIRIPPSSFTSPLTRSPHRFVVRAAVDPSEKSIEIMRKFSEQYARKSGTYFCVDKGVTSVVIKGLADHKDSLGAPLCPCRHYDDKPAEVGQGFWNCPCVPMRERKECHCMLFLTPDNDFAGKEQTIALDEIRATTANI; translated from the exons ATGGCGATGAtgactactactactactcTTCAAGTTCAAGCTCAAGCTTCTTCTTCCTTCGCCATTCGCATTCCTCCCTCCTCATTCACTTCTCCTCTCACTCGCTCCCCTCACCGCTTTGTCGTTCGAGCCGCAg TGGACCCTTCGGAGAAGTCTATTGAGATAATGAGGAAGTTCTCCGAGCAGTATGCTCGTAAATCGGGAACATACTTCTGTGTGGACAAGGGAGTGACTTCTGTTGTTATCAAG GGATTGGCTGACCATAAAGATTCATTGGGTGCACCACTATGCCCTTGTCG ACATTATGATGACAAACCTGCCGAGGTTGGTCAGGGGTTTTGGAACTGTCCATGTGTTCCTATGAGAGAAag GAAGGAATGCCACTGCATGCTCTTTCTTACTCCTGACAATGATTTTGCTGGCAAGGAACAG ACTATCGCCTTGGACGAGATCAGAGCAACAACAGCAAATATATAA